The following nucleotide sequence is from Chloracidobacterium validum.
ATTGAAGTTGTTGACCCGCACGACCGGACGGTTGACATCAAGCTGCTGGAAGTTCGCGCCCAGCCGATGCCGCTGGGTGTCGAAGTATGAAAACAACCGGCCCTGCAGCAGGCGGTCTTCGCTCGGTTCAATGCCCGGAACCAAGTTACCCGGCGAAAACGCTGATTGCTCCGACGCTTCAAAGAAGTTTTCCGGCACGCGGTTGAGCGTCATTTTGCCAACCGTCATCGCCGGGACAAGGTGTTCCGGCCAGACCTTGGTGGCATCCAGTGGGTTGAAGTCAAACTTGTCAAAGTCTTTTGGGTCAAGCACCTGAACTTGCAACTCCCACGCCGGGAAGTTTCCCCGCTTGATGTTTTCGTAAAGGTCCACCGTGGCATGGGAGAACTCATCAGCTTGGATGCGCCGCGCTTCTTCTGCGGTCAGGTTGCGGACGCCCTGAAGTGACTTCCAGGTGTACTTGACGTACCTGACCTCGCCACGCGCATTGACCCACTTGAACGCATGGACGCCAAAGCCGTTGGTTTCACGGTAGTTGGCCGGGATGCCGTAGTCCGAAAAAAGAAACGTCAACATGTGGGTGGATTCCGGCGTGTGGGCAAAAAACTCAAAGAAACGATTTGGGTCTTGCCGGTTGGTGATGGGGGATGGCTTCAGTGAATGCACCATGTCCGGGAATTGCATGGCATCCCGGATGAAAAACACCGGCAGGTTATTGCCGACGATGTCGTAGTTCCCTTCTTCGGTGTAGAACTTCACGGCAAATCCCCGTGGATCACGCAGGGTTTCTGGTGAGCCGCTGGGATGAATGACCGTCGAGAAGCGCAGAAACACCGGCGTTTTCTTGCCCTTTTGACTAAGAAATGCCGCGCGTGTCAGCGCCGAGTAGTCACCATAGCTGACGAATTCGCCGTAGGCGCCGGCGCCGCGCGCATGAACGACCCGTTCTGGGATGCGCTCGCGGTCAAAAGCGGCCAGCTTCTCAATCAAGTGAATGTCTTGGAGTAAGACGGGGCCGTTTTCACCGGCGGTTTGCGAGTTTTTGTTATCACCAACGGGCGCACCGTTGTTGAGGGTGAGCGGCTGTTGTGCCCAGGTGGTCATTGTCAAAACAACAACGGCTGCCAGGGCAAGTCCATAGGGTCGAGTACGTCTGAGATTGGCCATTGCCATAACCTCCCTTTGTGAGTTGAAGGCATTTGGTGCGGACGGCATGCCTGGGTTGAGTTCGATTTTCCATTCATATCTAGATCAAGTCTTGAATTGGTTTGCATCTAAACTCTGAATCAGAAAACTCCCAACCCATAGCAACGCTGGCTACACAGGTTGCTCAACCAGCAAGCCCACATTGACCGATAGGCTTGCGTTGGCGCTAGCTGAGGTTTCCTAGACTAAGTCTAAACTTGAAAAGCGTCAAGATAAATTACTCGACGACACCAGCTCTCACTGGCAGCGGCCCCTACATCGCCAACCTCCGACTTTTTCCCGTAGCAGGTGTTATCTGTAACACCGTGTTAAGGGTTCTCCTGTTTTATGGAATGTCTAACCAGCAAAAGCTTAAACAAAAGCTCAAAACGATAACCTGTAACGAAGCTCGCTCACCCCCAAGCCAGAATAGTCAGCCACCCTACTTGGCAAAGTGGTGGCTAAGTAGGTCGTGACAAAGGGGAGATTAAGCCGATGTTGAGGAAATTGGCTGGAACAACACATCAGATGTGGCTAGTCCTTGGCTGGAGTGCCCTACTCCTGTGCAGTTTGTGGACTTCAGGGTGTGACCGTGACGCGGCAAATCCTGGCAGCGGAGCAACCGGTGCCGTGCCGCGCGCCAAAAGCAAAGCGCAACTCGACCTGAGCAACCTGCCAAAGACCATGGCTGGTGTGGCTGGTATCGAGATGGTACTCATCCCGGCCGGCGAATTCACTATGGGTGAGGCTGGCGGTGAACTGGATGAGCAGCCAACGCACCGGGTTACGATTAGTCAGCCGTTTTACCTTGGCAAGTACGAAATCACGCAGGCCCAGTGGAAACAGATCATGGGCAATAATCCAAGTAAGTTTGTTGGCGATGACCTACCGGTGGACAGTGTTTCCTGGAGGGAGGTTCAAACTTTCATCCAGCGCTTGAACGACGCCGACGACCCATTTTTTTATCGCCTGCCAACCGAAGCAGAGTGGGAATACGCCTGTCGAGCCGGGACATCTGGCAAGTACGCCGGTGACTTGGCCGCCACCACTTGGTACTTTGATAACGCCAGCGGCAAGTCGCACCCAGTTGGACAAAAAGCCCCCAATGCCTTTGGCCTGTATGACATGCACGGCAATGTGCGTGAGTGGTGCCAGGATTGGTACGATGACCTGTACTATAAGAAAGCGCCATCCGATGATCCCACCGGGCCGGTCAACGGCACGTGGCGCGTCATTCGGGGTGGTTCCTACTTTGCCAATGTGGCGGCCTGTCGGTCGGCAGTGCGCTACAAGCTGGACCCGGAACTAAAACTTGACTCTGTTGGGTTTCGAGTGGCGGCCAGCGTCCGGTAGTTCAGTTACGATTGGTAAGCGTTGAGTCACTCTACATCCTCAATGAACCGTCGGCTGGTAGAATCGGCTGGTAGAAAAGGCGGCCGGCAGCGACACGTCCAAGTCGCAGCGAACGTCAAAGAAGCCAAAGCCGAAGATTACCGCCTTGGGTTGCGCTTTACGCCGGAGCTGAGGTCGTCAACAACCTGAAGGCCGAACGCGAGGGAAAGACTGCCGGGCAAATCATCATGACGACCGGCGATACGCCGGATGCCATTGCCAACTTCTATGAAAAGCAGCTCAAAGAAAATGGCTTCACCGTCGTGCGCACCGCTTCCGGCGAAGCCCAGTCGGTGAGTCCCCGCCGTCAATCAGGTGAGGGAGTCGCACTCTCCATCAACCCCAACCCGGAAACCAAGCAAACAACCGTTAGGCTGGCCTACACCACCCAGTAGTCTGCCTCACAACCACTCATCCAGCCGCAGTCCCCGCGCTTGCTCAGGCAGTCATGGCCTGCGTTTCAGATGACGGAGCCGCCAATGCCTGGTTGAGTAAGGTTTCAAACTGGCCGTATGACGCAAGGTAGTCTTCACGGCTGAGCTGAATGACACGGTGAGCCTCTGCCGCGTCATACACGTGGGTAATTTCGGTGCGCCGCTCGGCAGCACCGGGGATTTCCTTGTACGTTAAGAAATAGTGTCGCAGGCGCTCAACCAGATTTTTGGGACATTCACTAATGTCACGCCATTCGCCATAGACCTCATCGCTGCGCAGCACGGCAATGATTTTGTCGTCGGCTTCATTGCCATCAATCATGCGCAACCCGCCAATTGGGATGGCCTGCACCAGAATGTCACTGTGGTGGATTGGTTTTTCAGTCAGGACACAAATGTCGAGTGGGTCGCCATCCCCATCCAGCGCCGGCCGGCCGGTCCGTTCGGCGCAAAATGCACCAACCCGCGCGCCACAGTACGTTTGTGGAATCAGTCCATACAACGTCGGGCAGTGGTTTGAGTACTTCTGTGGACGATCAACTTTTAGGTGCCCGGTTGTTTTGTCGAGTTCATATTTGATGGCGTCAGTTGGTACGATTTCAATATAGGCGGTGACTTGGGCTGGGGCGTGCTCTCCAATCGAGACGCCATGCCAAGGGTGGGCTTTGAACAGCGTTTGCATCATCTTCCACAGAGCGGCTTCAAGTGTTTTATCCATCGTCATCGCATCCAGCTTTTAAAACGTTGACCTCATGCAGGGACAGCGGGAGTGACAGCCACCATACGACCCTGGTTGGCGACCAGCCCCGGTCAGCGTGAGTATCAGGAGACGTGCTTATTCTGCATTTACCGTTCGTTGCTTTTCGTACGCTTCACTTGCAGCCGCGTAGATCTGCCAGAGCGGTTGCCCAGTGGCCTCGGCTAAGTGGCGGCAGTCCTCATACTCTGGGCTGATTTTCTCTGTACCATCCGCCAGGGTGGCGACCTTGACCCGGACCTGGCCAACGGCTGTCGTCACCTGAACTTGGCGGCGGGGAAGCGTGTAACGCGCCGTCTGGCGCGTCCGAATCCCCAGGGTCGTTGTTTCCCGAAAGATGATTTCTGCCAACCGTGACTCATCTTCGGGACGACTCAGCACGGTCAGCAGCACGGCCGGTCGGTTTTTTTTCATGTGGATGGGTGTAAAGAAAACATCGAGCGCACCGGCCGCCAAAAGCTGTTCCATGACATAACCAAGTTGCTGGGGTGATTGGTCGTCCAGATTGGCTTCGAGCATTGAGATGACTTGTTGGGCTTCGCCCGCCGCGGATGCCGCTCCGCCCAGAAAAACCCGCAGAGCATTTGGCAGATGGTGCGTGTCGCGTGTGCCGGCCCCATAGCCGATATGGGTGACGGTAAACGTGGGCGCAGGCGTGTAGTGTTGACATAAGGTCGTGATGATGGCTGCGCCGGTCGGCGTCGTGAACTCCCCTTCGATGTCGCCCGCATACCAAGGAACACCTTTGAGCAGTTCAGCCGTGCCGGGCGCGGGAATGGGGTACTGTCCGTGCGCGCAAGCAATCAGCCCAAAACCGGTGCGCAAG
It contains:
- the larC gene encoding nickel pincer cofactor biosynthesis protein LarC, whose amino-acid sequence is MQARTTQMGIIQTSHIHFDAFAGASGDMIIGALLDAGASFEQLQADLATLRLEGYTLSLQRVKRAAIDCAKFDVTVTAAQPPSHAPHHDHRHDHHGRGFREIATILESADLSARVKDRAKAVFWRLAEVEGRVHGIPPEAVHFHEVGAVDAIVDIVGACLCFEQLGVEHFTSAPLRTGFGLIACAHGQYPIPAPGTAELLKGVPWYAGDIEGEFTTPTGAAIITTLCQHYTPAPTFTVTHIGYGAGTRDTHHLPNALRVFLGGAASAAGEAQQVISMLEANLDDQSPQQLGYVMEQLLAAGALDVFFTPIHMKKNRPAVLLTVLSRPEDESRLAEIIFRETTTLGIRTRQTARYTLPRRQVQVTTAVGQVRVKVATLADGTEKISPEYEDCRHLAEATGQPLWQIYAAASEAYEKQRTVNAE
- a CDS encoding formylglycine-generating enzyme family protein, translated to MPRAKSKAQLDLSNLPKTMAGVAGIEMVLIPAGEFTMGEAGGELDEQPTHRVTISQPFYLGKYEITQAQWKQIMGNNPSKFVGDDLPVDSVSWREVQTFIQRLNDADDPFFYRLPTEAEWEYACRAGTSGKYAGDLAATTWYFDNASGKSHPVGQKAPNAFGLYDMHGNVREWCQDWYDDLYYKKAPSDDPTGPVNGTWRVIRGGSYFANVAACRSAVRYKLDPELKLDSVGFRVAASVR
- a CDS encoding catalase; amino-acid sequence: MANLRRTRPYGLALAAVVVLTMTTWAQQPLTLNNGAPVGDNKNSQTAGENGPVLLQDIHLIEKLAAFDRERIPERVVHARGAGAYGEFVSYGDYSALTRAAFLSQKGKKTPVFLRFSTVIHPSGSPETLRDPRGFAVKFYTEEGNYDIVGNNLPVFFIRDAMQFPDMVHSLKPSPITNRQDPNRFFEFFAHTPESTHMLTFLFSDYGIPANYRETNGFGVHAFKWVNARGEVRYVKYTWKSLQGVRNLTAEEARRIQADEFSHATVDLYENIKRGNFPAWELQVQVLDPKDFDKFDFNPLDATKVWPEHLVPAMTVGKMTLNRVPENFFEASEQSAFSPGNLVPGIEPSEDRLLQGRLFSYFDTQRHRLGANFQQLDVNRPVVRVNNFNQDGALSARRTASDTNYHASDAVAPYRAKAGYTSTPMPLAGTTQQRTISKRNDFAQAGDLYRSFSEAERASLIANLSGDLKQVRNRDIQIKMVSHFYRADQDYGTRLAQALGLPLADVKAVAQTLQ
- a CDS encoding inorganic pyrophosphatase, which gives rise to MDKTLEAALWKMMQTLFKAHPWHGVSIGEHAPAQVTAYIEIVPTDAIKYELDKTTGHLKVDRPQKYSNHCPTLYGLIPQTYCGARVGAFCAERTGRPALDGDGDPLDICVLTEKPIHHSDILVQAIPIGGLRMIDGNEADDKIIAVLRSDEVYGEWRDISECPKNLVERLRHYFLTYKEIPGAAERRTEITHVYDAAEAHRVIQLSREDYLASYGQFETLLNQALAAPSSETQAMTA